From the genome of Phytohabitans rumicis, one region includes:
- a CDS encoding phosphodiester glycosidase family protein, with translation MRRVLVLALLLAFVGPAPAVAAPAAAAPAVDAFDDIETYRRTRPVAPGLELTSFDRYHADGWLRADALTADLSGKLSVDYVNSGEVAKTEPLRAAANRARAVAAVNGDFFDINNSGAAQGIGIQSGRLVQSPIQGRNNAVGITASGVGRVVEVHFDGAAALPGGNRLALTQFNNMVQPSGVGVFTALWGSYDRKRAVEGAARVTEVVLAGGVVTSVGPAPGTGPIPAGTTVLLGREEGADALATLQPGDPVDVAYAPKASDGSTLNAAVGGRQVLVKDGVPQDIGDATPEPRTAVGFSADGRRMYLLTVDGRQADSRGVTLTELGRLMAELGAHNALNLDGGGSSTLLAREPGQAEVQVENSPSDGSERPVPNGLALYAAPGSGRLAGYWVETAADPAVAPGTDPVRGGHPDRVFPGLTRRLTAAGYDETYGPASGSPTWRATHGYVDGAGVFRALLPGTATVTASRGRASGSIRLDVLGPLDRIGTTVERLGYGTGGAGSFGVVGYDSDGNSAPIEPADVRLSYDTSLLEITPADNGFFAVRAKKDVGGGLVTVQVGQSTVALPVTVGLEDVPVATFDDAASWKFSHARAAGSVAPAPGHTGTGLSMSYDFSLSTGTRAAYADPPAWIEVAGQPQAFGMWIYGNGTGEWARLHLHDALNQQHVLSGPLITWTGWRYVEMAVPAGVQYPVRIRRFYVAETRASVQYKSAVVIDDIVAKVPPTVSQPPSSPRTDRIVLRDGTVDGAKWRFAVMSDAQFVAAAPDSDLVAQARRTLREVKAAKPDFLVINGDFVDTATTADFALAKRILDEELAGELPYYYVPGNHEIMGAPLSNFQAVFGEAFRTFDHKGVRFVTLNSSTGTLRGGGFDQVKLLRSALDSARADRRIHTVVVLEHHPPRDPTPAKGSQLGDRKEAAMVEQWLADFEQECGKGAMFVGAHVGTFNADRVDGVPYVINGNSGKGPSTAPHLGGFTGWTHFGVDSRGDIVAETQAHVDSLALDAPATAPRGSAVEVSAVVVQAGREVPVAAPVSADWTASPGVHIGSRAGVRPWHVAWFDPSTGQLVGLRSSGAVELAVTVNGVTARDVVNLAA, from the coding sequence ATGCGTCGTGTGCTCGTTCTCGCGTTGCTGCTGGCGTTCGTCGGTCCTGCTCCGGCAGTGGCTGCCCCGGCGGCGGCTGCTCCGGCGGTTGATGCTTTTGACGACATCGAGACCTACCGGCGCACCCGGCCGGTCGCGCCGGGGCTGGAGCTGACGTCGTTCGACCGGTACCACGCCGACGGGTGGCTGCGCGCCGACGCGCTCACCGCGGACCTGTCCGGCAAGCTGAGCGTCGACTACGTCAACTCGGGCGAGGTGGCCAAGACCGAGCCGCTCCGTGCCGCCGCCAACCGTGCCCGCGCGGTGGCCGCGGTCAACGGCGACTTCTTCGACATCAACAACTCCGGCGCGGCGCAGGGCATCGGCATCCAGAGTGGACGGCTCGTCCAGTCGCCGATCCAGGGCCGCAACAACGCCGTCGGCATCACCGCCTCGGGCGTGGGCCGCGTGGTGGAGGTGCACTTCGACGGCGCGGCGGCGCTGCCGGGCGGAAACCGGCTGGCGCTGACCCAGTTCAACAACATGGTGCAGCCCTCGGGAGTGGGGGTGTTCACGGCGCTGTGGGGCTCCTACGACCGCAAGCGCGCCGTCGAGGGTGCGGCCAGGGTGACCGAGGTCGTGCTCGCCGGCGGGGTGGTGACCTCCGTCGGCCCGGCGCCCGGTACCGGCCCCATTCCGGCCGGCACCACCGTCCTGCTGGGCCGCGAGGAGGGCGCCGACGCGCTGGCCACGCTCCAGCCCGGCGACCCGGTCGACGTGGCGTACGCGCCGAAGGCGTCGGACGGGAGCACCCTGAACGCGGCCGTCGGCGGCCGGCAGGTGCTCGTCAAGGACGGCGTACCGCAGGACATCGGCGACGCCACGCCCGAACCCCGTACGGCCGTGGGCTTCTCCGCCGACGGGCGGCGGATGTACCTGCTCACTGTGGACGGTCGCCAGGCCGACAGCCGCGGGGTCACGCTCACCGAGCTGGGCCGGCTCATGGCCGAACTCGGTGCGCACAACGCGCTCAACCTCGACGGCGGCGGATCGTCCACACTGCTCGCCCGCGAGCCCGGCCAGGCCGAGGTGCAGGTCGAGAACAGCCCGTCCGACGGCTCCGAGCGCCCGGTGCCCAACGGTCTCGCGCTCTACGCCGCCCCGGGTTCCGGCCGGCTCGCCGGCTACTGGGTGGAGACCGCCGCCGACCCGGCGGTCGCGCCCGGCACCGATCCGGTCCGCGGCGGCCACCCGGACCGCGTCTTCCCGGGCCTCACCCGCCGCCTCACCGCGGCCGGCTACGACGAGACGTACGGCCCGGCGTCCGGCTCACCCACCTGGCGGGCCACCCACGGGTACGTCGACGGCGCCGGCGTCTTCCGGGCGCTGCTGCCCGGCACGGCCACGGTGACCGCCTCCCGGGGACGCGCCTCCGGCAGCATCCGCCTCGACGTCCTCGGCCCGCTCGACCGTATCGGCACCACAGTGGAGCGTCTCGGGTACGGCACCGGTGGTGCGGGCTCGTTTGGCGTCGTCGGCTACGACAGCGACGGCAACAGCGCGCCGATCGAGCCGGCCGACGTGCGCCTGTCGTACGACACGTCGCTGCTGGAGATCACCCCGGCGGACAACGGATTCTTCGCCGTACGCGCCAAGAAGGACGTCGGTGGCGGGCTCGTCACGGTCCAGGTCGGACAGTCCACGGTGGCTTTGCCGGTGACCGTGGGCCTGGAGGACGTGCCGGTGGCGACGTTCGACGACGCGGCGAGCTGGAAGTTCAGCCACGCCCGGGCGGCGGGGTCGGTGGCGCCCGCGCCCGGCCACACCGGCACGGGCCTTTCGATGTCGTACGACTTCAGCCTCTCCACCGGCACCCGGGCCGCGTACGCCGACCCGCCGGCCTGGATCGAGGTGGCCGGGCAGCCGCAGGCGTTCGGCATGTGGATCTACGGCAACGGCACCGGCGAATGGGCCCGCCTGCACCTGCACGACGCGCTCAACCAGCAGCACGTGCTGAGCGGCCCGCTGATCACCTGGACCGGCTGGCGGTACGTCGAGATGGCCGTCCCGGCCGGCGTCCAGTACCCGGTGCGCATCCGTCGCTTCTACGTCGCCGAGACGCGCGCCAGCGTCCAGTACAAGAGCGCGGTGGTGATCGACGACATCGTGGCGAAGGTGCCGCCGACGGTTTCCCAGCCGCCTTCCTCGCCGCGGACCGATCGGATCGTGCTGCGGGACGGCACAGTGGACGGTGCTAAGTGGCGCTTCGCGGTGATGTCCGACGCGCAGTTCGTGGCCGCGGCCCCGGACAGCGACCTGGTCGCCCAGGCCCGGCGTACGCTGCGCGAGGTCAAGGCGGCCAAGCCGGACTTCCTCGTCATCAACGGCGACTTCGTGGACACCGCGACGACGGCCGACTTCGCGCTGGCGAAGCGGATCCTCGACGAGGAACTGGCCGGCGAACTGCCCTACTACTACGTGCCCGGCAACCACGAGATCATGGGCGCACCGCTGTCGAACTTCCAGGCCGTCTTTGGTGAGGCTTTTAGAACGTTCGACCACAAGGGAGTCCGGTTCGTCACCCTCAACTCGTCCACCGGCACGCTGCGCGGTGGCGGGTTCGACCAGGTGAAGCTGCTGCGTTCGGCGCTGGACTCGGCCCGCGCGGACCGGCGGATCCACACCGTCGTCGTGCTGGAACACCACCCACCGCGCGACCCCACGCCGGCCAAGGGCAGCCAACTCGGCGACCGCAAGGAGGCCGCCATGGTGGAGCAGTGGCTGGCCGACTTCGAGCAGGAGTGCGGCAAGGGCGCCATGTTCGTGGGTGCCCACGTCGGCACGTTCAACGCCGACCGGGTGGACGGTGTGCCGTACGTCATCAACGGCAACTCGGGCAAGGGCCCGTCGACCGCGCCGCACCTGGGCGGGTTCACCGGCTGGACGCACTTCGGCGTCGACTCCCGCGGCGACATCGTGGCGGAGACGCAGGCGCACGTGGACTCGCTGGCCTTGGACGCACCCGCGACCGCGCCGCGCGGTTCCGCGGTCGAGGTGTCGGCTGTCGTGGTGCAGGCCGGTCGCGAGGTGCCGGTGGCCGCGCCGGTCAGCGCCGACTGGACCGCGTCGCCGGGTGTCCACATCGGATCGCGGGCCGGCGTGCGGCCGTGGCACGTGGCGTGGTTCGACCCGTCGACGGGGCAGTTGGTCGGGTTGCGGTCGAGCGGCGCAGTGGAACTGGCCGTGACGGTGAACGGCGTGACAGCCCGGGACGTGGTCAACCTGGCTGCCTGA
- a CDS encoding nitric oxide synthase oxygenase: MTVPGYRNAPVPAWDPNEPADLAEAEEFLRLCYAEQPRLGPVEPRLAVIRAQVAATGSYVHTTEELTWGAKVAWRNASRCIGRLYWRSLVVLDRRRARTAEEIYALLVRHLCTAGDSSTVRPVISVFAPAVPGRPYARVWNEQLIRYAGYRTATGEVVGDPRYAGFTAAMQALGWRGKGEAFDVLPLAIETPMEGVRLFELPERAVLEVPILHPELGWFAELGLRWHAVPAISNMRLRVGGMNYPLAPFNGWYMGTEIGARNFADPDRYDMLPVVARRLGLDTSRESTLWRDRALVELNRAVLWSFERVGVKITDHHTESDRFLAHLRNEARAGREVPADWSWIVPPMSGGATGVFHRYYHEADQRPNFYLDPQASALASGAVCLLHGPAQCVA, from the coding sequence ATGACGGTGCCGGGCTATCGCAACGCGCCCGTGCCAGCCTGGGATCCGAACGAACCGGCCGATCTCGCGGAAGCCGAGGAGTTCCTCCGGCTCTGCTACGCCGAGCAGCCCAGGCTGGGCCCGGTAGAGCCGCGGCTCGCCGTGATCCGTGCGCAGGTCGCCGCGACCGGGTCGTACGTGCACACGACCGAGGAGCTGACCTGGGGCGCCAAGGTGGCCTGGCGCAACGCCAGCCGGTGCATCGGCCGGCTCTACTGGCGCAGCCTCGTCGTGCTGGACCGCCGCCGGGCGCGCACCGCCGAGGAGATCTACGCGCTGCTGGTACGGCACCTGTGTACCGCCGGCGACAGCAGCACGGTGCGGCCGGTGATCTCGGTCTTCGCGCCGGCGGTGCCGGGCCGCCCCTACGCCCGGGTGTGGAACGAGCAGCTCATCCGGTACGCCGGCTACCGCACGGCGACCGGTGAGGTGGTCGGCGACCCCCGGTACGCCGGCTTCACCGCCGCCATGCAGGCGCTGGGCTGGCGGGGCAAGGGGGAGGCGTTCGACGTACTGCCCCTGGCCATCGAGACGCCCATGGAGGGGGTCCGCCTCTTCGAGCTGCCCGAGCGGGCGGTGCTGGAGGTGCCGATCCTGCACCCGGAGCTCGGGTGGTTCGCGGAGCTGGGGCTGCGCTGGCACGCCGTACCGGCGATCTCCAACATGCGGCTGCGGGTGGGCGGGATGAACTACCCGCTGGCGCCGTTCAACGGCTGGTACATGGGCACCGAGATCGGCGCGCGCAACTTCGCGGATCCGGACCGCTACGACATGCTGCCGGTGGTGGCCCGGCGGCTCGGCCTGGACACGTCCCGGGAGTCGACGCTCTGGCGGGACCGCGCGCTGGTGGAGCTGAACAGGGCGGTGCTGTGGTCGTTCGAGCGCGTCGGCGTGAAGATCACCGACCACCACACCGAATCCGACCGGTTCCTCGCCCATCTGCGCAACGAGGCCCGGGCCGGGCGCGAGGTGCCGGCGGACTGGAGCTGGATCGTGCCGCCGATGTCGGGCGGGGCGACCGGGGTCTTCCACCGGTACTACCACGAGGCCGACCAGCGCCCGAACTTCTACCTGGATCCGCAGGCGAGCGCGCTGGCCAGCGGCGCGGTGTGCCTGCTGCACGGTCCGGCGCAGTGCGTCGCTTGA